In Gemmatimonadota bacterium, the following are encoded in one genomic region:
- a CDS encoding class A beta-lactamase-related serine hydrolase — protein sequence MTIPSLAPLSPALRAGLLAISVLTGAAAAQDPAARRERQVDSLFAEYTMGLSPGAAVAVVRDGQVLLSRGYGYASLEHRTPITPATVFDVASVSKQFAGLAVAMLADQGRIQLSDDIRKYLPQLADVGKTITIDHLVHHTSGLRDWPGTLRLAGWQYDDVISFSQILTFAANQRTLNFAPGSEYMYSNTGFNLLAEMVGQVTGTSFRAWTTEQLFRPLGMTNSHFHDDHREVVPNRANGYGRTPNGMAAITNNLTALGSSSLFTTVEDMARWVMNFDDPKVGGPKAMALSRTKGVLTNGTTIPYAFGISHGEYRGLPTLSHGGSWAGFTTAVLHFPGQRFSVVVLANSPIVPATRFANFIADFYLGAEMARHPTATPAAGTRAATTDPVASAPPVAATPEALDRYPGVYRFGPGLYLRIARNGDRLTAETMPGPDSPMTPKSDTSFWLPGYNSAVVFHPTGSTVTAEFRGLRSAKYPVAAPQLPQFAGDYWSDELATLYQVEVKDDKLVLRHRRHPPNSLTWLAGDDFAGVPGSMRSVEFLRDSAGQVTGFSVFIDERSRDVRFSKQPSRNQK from the coding sequence ATGACCATCCCGTCTTTGGCCCCGTTGTCGCCCGCCCTCCGAGCCGGCCTGCTCGCGATCAGCGTCCTGACCGGAGCCGCCGCCGCGCAGGACCCGGCGGCCCGCCGGGAACGCCAAGTCGATTCGTTGTTTGCCGAGTACACCATGGGCCTGAGCCCCGGGGCCGCGGTGGCCGTGGTCCGCGACGGCCAGGTCCTCTTGAGCCGGGGATATGGTTACGCGAGCCTGGAGCACCGGACCCCGATTACCCCAGCCACGGTCTTCGACGTCGCGTCGGTGTCCAAGCAGTTCGCCGGGCTCGCCGTGGCGATGCTGGCCGATCAAGGGCGAATCCAGCTCAGCGACGACATCCGGAAGTACCTCCCCCAGCTCGCCGATGTCGGGAAGACCATCACGATCGATCACCTGGTCCATCACACCAGCGGCCTCCGTGATTGGCCGGGCACCCTCCGATTGGCGGGCTGGCAGTACGACGACGTCATCTCCTTCAGCCAGATCCTGACGTTTGCCGCCAACCAGCGGACCCTCAACTTCGCGCCCGGGTCGGAGTACATGTATTCCAACACCGGCTTCAATCTCCTGGCGGAAATGGTCGGTCAGGTCACCGGGACCTCGTTTCGGGCCTGGACCACCGAGCAGCTGTTCCGGCCCCTCGGCATGACCAACTCGCACTTTCACGACGATCACCGCGAGGTGGTGCCCAATCGCGCCAACGGGTACGGCCGAACCCCGAACGGGATGGCCGCCATCACCAATAACCTCACCGCCCTGGGCTCGAGTTCGTTGTTCACCACGGTCGAGGACATGGCCCGCTGGGTGATGAATTTCGACGATCCGAAGGTCGGCGGCCCGAAGGCCATGGCGTTGAGCCGCACCAAGGGCGTCCTCACCAACGGCACCACGATTCCCTACGCGTTCGGCATTTCGCACGGCGAGTATCGCGGCCTCCCGACCCTCTCGCACGGGGGCTCGTGGGCCGGGTTCACCACCGCGGTGCTGCATTTTCCCGGACAGCGGTTCAGCGTCGTGGTCCTCGCCAACAGTCCGATCGTTCCGGCCACCCGGTTCGCGAACTTCATCGCCGATTTCTACCTCGGCGCTGAGATGGCCCGGCATCCGACCGCTACCCCAGCGGCCGGGACCCGGGCGGCGACCACCGACCCGGTGGCCTCGGCGCCGCCGGTGGCCGCGACACCCGAGGCGCTCGACCGCTATCCGGGCGTGTATCGATTCGGCCCCGGCCTCTACCTTCGAATCGCCCGCAACGGCGACCGGCTCACCGCCGAGACGATGCCCGGACCGGACTCCCCGATGACGCCGAAGTCGGACACGTCGTTCTGGTTGCCGGGGTATAACTCGGCGGTCGTGTTTCACCCAACGGGTAGTACCGTCACGGCCGAGTTCCGAGGCCTCCGGTCTGCCAAGTACCCCGTGGCAGCGCCACAGCTGCCTCAATTTGCCGGGGACTATTGGAGCGACGAGCTGGCGACCCTCTACCAAGTCGAAGTGAAGGACGACAAGCTAGTCCTCCGCCACCGGCGCCACCCACCCAATTCCCTCACCTGGCTCGCCGGGGACGACTTTGCCGGGGTGCCCGGGTCGATGCGGTCGGTCGAGTTCCTTCGCGACAGCGCCGGGCAAGTCACCGGCTTCTCGGTCTTCATCGACGAACGCAGTCGCGACGTCCGCTTTTCCAAACAACCCAGTCGGAACCAGAAGTAG
- a CDS encoding Gfo/Idh/MocA family oxidoreductase, producing MTSPLRLGLIGLGNVALAHLEGYRRLDQVQVVAGADPRADRAAMMAVRYGFTAYNNYREMLERERLDLVAVLSTVSTHREAVEAAADRGLHVLCEKPLTLSLEDADRMIARCAERKVKLFYAASYRFLPAAMAARALIRSGAIGEVRLLTETMIGSTGPAGYQDMGPHHYPAGGPGGSGNGLVDHGIHLVDLFPWLADTEIVSVTGRGQRSGQPPMAEYLTMELRSGAVGHLIYDDATWSADLPGEGLFSWGPSWDEMARGEAENRPAGWQAHPGHIKVYGSAGALRIYHYANHLMLWTARGVEQIRLEDRPMPGQFAAEMASFAASIRHDTPPEVTGADGRRALAAVLGAYRGGTPPLAAKS from the coding sequence ATGACGTCGCCCCTTCGCCTGGGCCTGATCGGCCTTGGCAACGTCGCCCTCGCCCACCTCGAAGGGTATCGCCGGCTCGACCAGGTTCAGGTCGTGGCCGGCGCCGATCCCCGCGCTGACCGGGCGGCCATGATGGCCGTCCGGTACGGCTTTACCGCCTACAATAACTACCGCGAGATGCTCGAGCGGGAACGGCTTGATCTCGTGGCCGTGTTGAGTACGGTGTCCACCCACCGCGAGGCGGTCGAGGCGGCCGCCGATCGCGGGCTTCACGTGCTCTGTGAAAAGCCCCTGACGCTCTCCCTCGAAGACGCCGACCGGATGATTGCCCGCTGCGCGGAGCGGAAGGTTAAGCTGTTCTATGCCGCGTCATACCGGTTCCTCCCGGCTGCCATGGCCGCTCGGGCCCTGATCCGCTCCGGCGCGATCGGCGAAGTGCGGCTTCTGACCGAGACGATGATCGGCTCGACCGGGCCGGCCGGATATCAGGACATGGGCCCCCACCACTATCCGGCCGGCGGGCCGGGCGGCTCCGGCAACGGGTTGGTCGACCACGGCATTCACCTCGTTGACCTCTTTCCGTGGCTGGCCGACACCGAGATCGTCTCGGTCACCGGGCGCGGCCAGCGGTCCGGCCAGCCGCCGATGGCCGAGTATTTGACGATGGAACTCAGGTCCGGCGCGGTCGGGCATCTGATCTATGACGACGCGACCTGGTCGGCCGACCTACCGGGCGAAGGGCTGTTCAGCTGGGGCCCCAGTTGGGATGAAATGGCCCGGGGAGAGGCCGAGAACCGACCGGCCGGGTGGCAGGCGCATCCGGGTCATATCAAGGTGTACGGGTCGGCCGGGGCGCTCCGGATCTATCACTACGCCAACCACCTGATGCTGTGGACCGCTCGCGGGGTGGAGCAGATCCGGCTCGAGGACCGGCCGATGCCGGGGCAGTTCGCGGCGGAGATGGCATCGTTCGCGGCGAGCATCCGGCACGACACTCCCCCCGAAGTGACCGGCGCCGACGGGCGGCGGGCGCTAGCCGCCGTGTTAGGCGCGTATCGAGGCGGCACTCCGCCCCTCGCCGCTAAATCCTAG
- a CDS encoding S58 family peptidase, whose product MSPRAALGLLVLSVSVVSAQTAPNRPRAREAGLVIGVLQPGPLNAITDVAGVLVGQVTVAEGDSIHTGVTVIKPHSGNVFMDRVPAAIYVGNGFGKLMGLSQVRELGELETPILLTCTLCVWRAADAMVDWLLRQLGMEGVFSINPVVGETNDATLNNIRLRPIKPEHVVQALETATGGPVSEGSVGAGAGTGAFAWKGGIGTSSRQLPASLGGYTVGALVQTNYGGILTINGAPVGRELGQYIFRRQLEGTDQPKPGDGVGEGGSCMMVIATDAPLDARNLERLAKRAVGAMIRTGSPMYNGSGDYVIAFSTAASVRRRIDQPAREPSAGISNDAASPVFLAAVEATEEAVYNAMFKATTVKGFRGTYEALPLEPTIAILKKYNALKWNETLPPGKPLP is encoded by the coding sequence ATGTCTCCTCGTGCGGCGCTCGGGTTGCTCGTGCTCTCGGTGTCAGTCGTTTCCGCTCAGACGGCTCCGAACCGGCCTCGGGCCCGGGAGGCGGGGTTGGTGATCGGGGTGCTCCAGCCCGGGCCCTTGAATGCCATCACGGATGTCGCCGGGGTCCTCGTCGGCCAGGTCACGGTAGCCGAGGGCGACTCGATTCATACCGGCGTGACGGTGATCAAGCCTCACTCGGGCAATGTGTTCATGGACCGGGTCCCGGCCGCGATCTACGTCGGCAATGGTTTCGGGAAGTTGATGGGGTTGAGTCAGGTGCGGGAGTTAGGCGAGCTCGAAACCCCGATCCTGCTGACCTGCACGCTCTGCGTCTGGCGCGCCGCCGATGCCATGGTGGATTGGCTTCTCCGCCAGCTCGGCATGGAAGGGGTCTTCTCGATCAATCCGGTCGTCGGCGAAACCAACGACGCCACGCTCAACAACATCCGGCTCCGCCCCATCAAGCCGGAGCATGTGGTCCAAGCGTTGGAAACGGCCACGGGTGGTCCGGTGAGTGAAGGCTCGGTCGGGGCGGGGGCGGGGACCGGGGCGTTTGCCTGGAAAGGCGGGATCGGCACCAGTTCGCGCCAACTCCCGGCGAGCCTGGGGGGCTACACGGTCGGCGCGCTGGTCCAGACCAACTACGGCGGCATCCTGACGATCAATGGCGCCCCGGTGGGCCGCGAACTCGGCCAGTACATCTTTCGCCGGCAGCTCGAGGGCACCGATCAGCCGAAGCCGGGTGACGGCGTGGGGGAGGGCGGCAGTTGCATGATGGTGATCGCGACCGACGCGCCGCTCGACGCCCGGAACCTCGAGCGGCTGGCCAAACGGGCGGTCGGCGCGATGATCCGGACCGGATCGCCGATGTATAACGGCTCCGGCGATTACGTCATCGCGTTCTCGACCGCCGCGTCGGTTCGCCGCCGGATCGATCAGCCGGCTCGCGAGCCCTCGGCCGGGATTTCGAACGACGCCGCGTCTCCGGTATTCTTGGCGGCGGTTGAGGCCACTGAAGAGGCCGTCTACAACGCGATGTTCAAGGCCACCACGGTCAAGGGATTTCGGGGCACCTACGAGGCTTTGCCGCTTGAGCCGACGATCGCCATTCTCAAGAAATACAATGCTCTCAAGTGGAACGAGACCCTCCCGCCTGGAAAGCCCCTTCCCTAA